A genomic region of Papaver somniferum cultivar HN1 chromosome 7, ASM357369v1, whole genome shotgun sequence contains the following coding sequences:
- the LOC113293468 gene encoding recQ-mediated genome instability protein 1-like isoform X2 has translation MSKRNRDSSNANPISSAMETSTGTTRTSFPENFRSKLKQEWLDSCTAELNISNPGFDNFDLAEKEKLIFQRFLFSDMRFSCRGTLPKNTHTFDLAHHPDPLVLQVNQMGHINHHPENRRLLTMTDGVEYTLGVEIRPIKDVQVSAPAGFKI, from the exons ATGTCTAAACGAAATCGAGATTCTTCAAACGCGAACCCTATTTCTTCCGCTATGGAAACTAGTACTGGAACCACGAGGACTAGTTTTCCTGAGAATTTTAGGTCGAAACTGAAACAAGAATGGTTGGATTCATGTACCGCAGAGTTGAATATCTCAAATCCTGGTTTTGATAACTTCGATCTTGCTGAGAAAGAGAAACTCATCTTCCAGCGGTTTCTGTTTTCTGATATGAGATTTTCTTGTAGGGGTACGCTTCCTAAAAATACTCATACTTTTGATCTAGCTCATCATCCTGATCCATTAGTTCTCCAG GTTAACCAGATGGGTCATATAAATCATCATCCAGAAAATAGGCGTCTTCTGACTATGACGGATGGTGTTGAATACACACTTGGAGTAGAGATCAGACCTATCAAAGATGTTCAAGTTTCTGCACCTGCCGGTTTCAAG atctga
- the LOC113293468 gene encoding recQ-mediated genome instability protein 1-like isoform X1 gives MSKRNRDSSNANPISSAMETSTGTTRTSFPENFRSKLKQEWLDSCTAELNISNPGFDNFDLAEKEKLIFQRFLFSDMRFSCRGTLPKNTHTFDLAHHPDPLVLQVNQMGHINHHPENRRLLTMTDGVEYTLGVEIRPIKDVQVSAPAGFKVCSTGMK, from the exons ATGTCTAAACGAAATCGAGATTCTTCAAACGCGAACCCTATTTCTTCCGCTATGGAAACTAGTACTGGAACCACGAGGACTAGTTTTCCTGAGAATTTTAGGTCGAAACTGAAACAAGAATGGTTGGATTCATGTACCGCAGAGTTGAATATCTCAAATCCTGGTTTTGATAACTTCGATCTTGCTGAGAAAGAGAAACTCATCTTCCAGCGGTTTCTGTTTTCTGATATGAGATTTTCTTGTAGGGGTACGCTTCCTAAAAATACTCATACTTTTGATCTAGCTCATCATCCTGATCCATTAGTTCTCCAG GTTAACCAGATGGGTCATATAAATCATCATCCAGAAAATAGGCGTCTTCTGACTATGACGGATGGTGTTGAATACACACTTGGAGTAGAGATCAGACCTATCAAAGATGTTCAAGTTTCTGCACCTGCCGGTTTCAAGGTTTGTTCTACTGGAATGAAATGA
- the LOC113299801 gene encoding amidophosphoribosyltransferase, chloroplastic-like, giving the protein MATTNLSSVRSSITSSTQNPHYTFKTPVLVKPLLNLKPANPSSSPPLCQSLSITNQTQKRFNLSCKNQKPTSDFTIAANQDDDFDDKLREECGVAGIYGDPEASRLCYLALHALQHRGQEGAGIVTVDQSEFKYIRGVGLVSEVFNESNLNQLPGDLAIGHVRYSTAGASMLQNVQPFFVDCKFDKVAVAHNGNFVNYSSLRAKLEETGAIFNSSSDTEVVLHLIAHSKASNLLLSIVDACEQVKGAYSLVFVIEEKLVVVRDPHGFRPLVMGRRSNGSYAFASETCALDLIEATYEREVHPGEVIVVDKDGLQSFYLTPQFERRACIFEHIYFSQPNSVVFGRSVYQSRREFGEILATEAPVDCDVVIAVPDSGVVAALGYAAKAGVPFEQGLIRSHYVGRTFIEPTQKIRDFGVKLKLAPVRGVIEGKRVVVVDDSIVRGTTSSKIVRLLKEAGATEVHMRIASPPMVASCYYGVDTPNAEELISKRLSIEETRKYIGCDSLAFLPFDSLKKLLKEDSSGFCYACFTGNYPVPPERKAVKV; this is encoded by the coding sequence ATGGCAACAACAAATCTCTCATCTGTCCGATCATCAATAACATCTTCAACACAGAACCCTCATTATACTTTCAAAACCCCAGTTTTGGTTAAACCCTTGTTGAACCTTAAACCAGCAAATCCAAGCTCATCACCACCATTATGTCAATCACTGTCTATAACTAATCAAACCCAAAAAAGATtcaatctttcttgcaaaaaCCAAAAACCCACATCTGATTTCACCATTGCAGCTAAccaagatgatgattttgatgataaaCTTAGAGAAGAATGTGGTGTTGCTGGTATTTATGGCGATCCAGAAGCTTCCCGTCTTTGTTATTTGGCTCTCCACGCACTTCAGCATCGTGGACAAGAAGGTGCTGGTATTGTTACTGTTGATCAGTCCGAATTCAAGTACATTCGTGGTGTTggtttagtttctgaagttttcAATGAATCAAATCTTAATCAATTACCTGGTGATTTAGCAATTGGTCATGTACGTTATTCAACTGCTGGTGCTTCGATGCTTCAGAATGTCCAACCTTTTTTTGTTGATTGTAAATTTGATAAAGTTGCTGTTGCTCATAATGGTAATTTTGTCAATTATTCTTCACTGAGAGCTAAGCTTGAAGAAACTGGTGCTATTTTTAATTCTAGTTCTGATACTGAAGTTGTTTTACATCTGATTGCTCATTCAAAAGCTTCAAATTTATTGCTTAGTATTGTTGATGCTTGTGAACAAGTTAAAGGTGCATATTCTTTGGTATTTGTTATTGAAGAGAAATTAGTTGTTGTTCGTGATCCTCACGGGTTTAGACCGTTAGTTATGGGTCGTAGAAGTAATGGTTCTTATGCTTTTGCTTCTGAAACTTGTGCATTAGATTTGATTGAAGCAACATATGAGAGAGAAGTGCATCCTGGTGAAGTAATTGTGGTTGATAAAGATGGTCTTCAAAGTTTTTATTTAACGCCTCAGTTTGAACGAAGAGCTTGTATCTTTGAGCATATTTATTTTTCTCAGCCGAATTCGGTTGTTTTTGGTCGATCAGTTTATCAATCGAGAAGGGAATTTGGTGAGATTTTAGCTACAGAAGCTCCTGTTGATTGTGATGTTGTCATAGCAGTGCCTGATTCAGGGGTTGTTGCTGCACTTGGGTATGCGGCTAAAGCCGGGGTTCCATTTGAACAAGGTTTGATAAGATCACATTATGTTGGAAGAACCTTTATTGAACCTACGCAGAAAATTAGAGATTTTGGTGTGAAATTGAAACTTGCACCGGTTAGGGGTGTTATTGAAGGTAAAAGAGTTGTCGTCGTTGACGATTCAATTGTTAGAGGAACAACATCTTCGAAAATTGTTAGGTTGTTGAAAGAAGCTGGAGCAACAGAAGTTCATATGAGAATCGCGAGTCCGCCAATGGTTGCTTCTTgttattatggagttgatacaCCAAATGCAGAGGAGTTGATTTCGAAAAGGTTGAGTATTGAAGAAACTAGGAAGTACATTGGGTGTGACTCGCTTGCTTTTCTTCCATTTGATAGCTTGAAGAAATTACTCAAAGAAGATTCATCTGGTTTTTGCTATGCTTGTTTCACTGGGAATTACCCTGTTCCACCAGAACGCAAGGCGGTTAAAGTGTAA
- the LOC113293469 gene encoding uncharacterized protein LOC113293469, protein MFSRVTNIPTESLILPVISTNDRLTLGCELWHLCLGWNHNTWATTNIASIGSIQPVDKAPPFQHWLQEQREYSTCQVREETCYTRYCLALGRSFSQGLVLTPKVFLLNGSHDRETSGLSISGFITAIADALNRTFRDPQNCMKNPQVGMLLPCWFPRMVKFQ, encoded by the exons ATGTTTTCACGTGTTACAAATATTCCGACAGAAAGTCTCATTCTCCCTGTGATATCCACAAATGACAGACTTACGTTGGGATGTGAATTATGG CATTTGTGTTTAGGATGGAACCATAATACATGGGCAACAACAAATATTGCATCTATTGGATCTATTCAACCTGTTGATAAG GCTCCTCCATTCCAGCATTGGCTTCAAGAACAAAGAGAATATTCTACATGTCAAGTGAGGGAAGAAACTTGTTACACGAG GTATTGCTTGGCTCTGGGGAGGTCATTTTCTCAAGGTCTTGTCCTAACTCCTAAG GTGTTTTTGTTGAATGGTTCACATGACCGAGAAACTAGTGGTTTATCTATCTCTGGCTTCATTACTGCCATTGCAGATGCTTTAAATCGAACTTTTAGAGATCCTCAAAATTGTATGAAGAACCCT CAAGTCGGTATGTTATTGCCCTGTTGGTTCCCAAGGATGGTCAAATTCCAGTAG
- the LOC113299802 gene encoding heat shock 70 kDa protein 15-like, whose product MSVVGFDFGNESGIVAVARQRGIDVVLNDESKRETPAIVCFGDKQRFIGTAGAATTMMNPKNSISQIKRLIGRQFNDPELQRDIKALPFSVTEGPDGYPLINVRYLGESRAFTPTQVLGMVFSDLKVIAEKNLNTAVVDCCIGIPVYFTDLQRRAVLDAATIAGLHPLRLFHETTATALAYGIYKTDLPENDQLNVAFVDIGHASMQVCIAGYKKGQLKVLAHGFDRSLGGRDFDEALFQHFVGKFRDEYKIDVPSNARACLRLRTACEKLKKMLSANPEAPLNIECLMEEKDVRGFIKREEFEQISIPILERVKRPLEKALFEAGLTVENIHSVEVVGSGSRVPAIMKILTEFFGKEPRRTMNASECVARGCALQCAMLSPTFKVREFQVHESFPMPIALSWKGSSPDSDSAAADHQQNTIVFPKGNPLPSVKALTFFRQGTFTIDVQYADAAELQVPAKISTYTVGPFQSKNGERSKLKVKARLNLHGIVSIDSATLLEEEESDVPVSKEPAKMETDASQDAAPAGVDVNMQDAKDGVENGAPESGEKPVEMETDAKVEAPKRKVKKTNVPVSELVYGGMLPLDVQKATEKEFEMALQDRVMEETKDKKNAVEAYVYDMRNKLNDKYHGFVTEQEKEELISKLQTVEDWLYEDGEDETKGVYVAKLEELKKQGDPIEERYKESTERGPVIDQLTYCFNSFKEAAMSNDPKFEHIDLAEKEKVIKECVEAEAWLREKQQQQDSLPKYANPVLLSADVKRKAEALDRFCRPVMTKPKPAAPKPPTPAESPSPPPQSTPEPQTNGAEVDESAAEGEFAEGEPMDADKSGTAHSPA is encoded by the exons ATGAGTGTTGTTGGATTTGATTTTGGTAACGAGAGTGGCATTGTTGCCGTAGCAAGACAAAGAGGTATTGATGTTGTTCTCAACGATGAATCAAAGAGAGAAACACCAGCAATTGTTTGCTTTGGTGATAAACAAAGGTTTATTGGGACAGCTGGAGCTGCTACAACTATGATGAACCCTAAGAATTCGATTTCTCAGATTAAGCGATTGATTGGTCGTCAATTCAATGATCCAGAGCTTCAACGTGATATTAAAGCTTTGCCTTTTTCAGTTACTGAAGGTCCTGATGGATATCCTTTGATTAACGTGCGGTATTTGGGAGAGTCTAGGGCTTTTACTCCAACCCAAGTTCTGGGGATGGTGTTTTCAGACTTGAAGGTTATTGCAGAGAAGAATTTGAATACAGCTGTTGTCGACTGTTGTATTGGAATACCAGTTTATTTTACTGATCTTCAAAGAAGGGCAGTTTTGGATGCTGCAACCATTGCTGGTTTACATCCTCTTCGTCTCTTTCACGAGACTACTGCTACTGCTTTGGCGTATGGTATTTATAAGACTGATTTGCCTGAGAATGATCAGTTGAACGTCGCCTTTGTTGATATTGGTCATGCGAGTATGCAAGTGTGTATTGCTGGGTACAAGAAGGGTCAACTGAAAGTGTTGGCTCATGGATTTGATCGTTCACTTGGTGGCAGAGATTTTGATGAAGCTCTTTTCCAGCATTTTGTTGGGAAGTTCAGAGATGAGTACAAAATCGATGTGCCTTCGAATGCAAGGGCCTGTTTAAGGTTAAGGACAGCGTGtgagaagttgaagaagatgttgagtGCTAATCCAGAGGCACCTTTGAATATAGAGTGCTTGATGGAAGAGAAAGATGTCAGGGGATTTATTAAGAGGGAAGAGTTTGAACAGATAAGTATCCCAATTTTGGAGCGTGTGAAGAGGCCTCTGGAAAAGGCTCTTTTTGAAGCTGGGCTAACTGTTGAAAACATTCATTCAGTTGAGGTTGTTGGTTCAGGTTCTCGAGTGCCAGCAATCATGAAAATCTTGACAGAATTCTTTGGGAAGGAACCAAGGCGTACCATGAATGCCAGTGAGTGTGTTGCCCGTGGATGTGCTCTTCAGTGTGCAATGCTTAGTCCCACATTTAAAGTGCGGGAATTTCAG GTCCATGAGAGCTTTCCGATGCCAATCGCCTTGTCTTGGAAGGGTTCTTCACCAGATTCTGATTCCGCAGCTGCAGATCACCAACAGAATACTATTGTCTTCCCAAAAGGAAACCCATTGCCTAGTGTTAAGGCCTTGACATTCTTTAGGCAAGGAACATTCACCATTGATGTTCAGTATGCTGATGCAGCTGAGTTGCAAGTACCAGCAAAGATTAGCACGTACACG gttggtccttttcaatcCAAAAATGGTGAGCGTTCAAAGCTGAAAGTTAAAGCCCGGTTGAATCTCCATGGGATTGTCTCTATTGATTCAGCAACG CTTCTAGAAGAAGAAGAGTCAGATGTTCCAGTTTCAAAGGAGCCTGCCAAGATGGAGACTGATGCATCACAAGATGCAGCACCTGCCGGAGTTGATGTCAATATGCAAGATGCCAAGGATGGAGTTGAAAATGGTGCACCCGAGTCTGGAGAGAAGCCTGTGGAGATGGAAACTGATGCTAAG GTTGAAGCTCCTAAAAGAAAGGTAAAGAAAACAAATGTCCCAGTTTCGGAGTTGGTTTATGGGGGGATGTTGCCTCTTGATGTACAGAAGGCAACTGAGAAGGAATTTGAAATGGCTCTGCAAGACAGAGTCATGGAAGAAACCAAGGACAAGAAGAATGCTGTTGAAGCATATGTTTATGACATGAGGAACAAG CTTAACGACAAGTATCACGGATTTGTTACTGAGCAAGAGAAGGAGGAATTAATTTCTAAACTTCAAACTGTGGAAGACTGGTTGTATGAAGACGGTgaagatgaaacaaaaggtgTTTACGTTGCCAAACTTGAGGAACTAAAGAAG CAAGGTGACCCTATTGAGGAGCGTTACAAGGAGTCCACTGAAAGGGGACCAGTCATTGACCAACTTACATACTGCTTCAACAGCTTCAAGGAGGCAGCTATGTCCAATGATCCTAAATTTGAGCACATTGACCTGGCTGAGAAAGAGAAG GTCATTAAGGAGTGTGTCGAAGCAGAAGCATGGTTGAgagagaagcagcagcagcaagactCTCTGCCTAAATATGCTAACCCAGTGTTGTTGTCTGCTGACGTTAAAAGGAAGGCAGAAGCCCTTGATAG GTTCTGCAGGCCAGTGATGACGAAACCCAAGCCAGCAGCGCCAAAGCCACCAACTCCAGCGGaatcaccatcacctccaccacaaAGCACTCCCGAACCCCAAACCAATGGTGCTGAAGTTGATGAGAGCGCAGCAGAGGGTGAATTCGCTGAAGGCGAGCCAATGGACGCAGACAAATCTGGAACTGCTCATAGTCCCGCATAA